TGGTGGTATCAATACGTAATAACCCTTTAATGGCGTATCCCAATGAAACAATTTATGGAAGGATCCACAACACACTAATAAGACTTCTATATCCAAAGGCGGATAAAGTTATAGTAGTATCCAAAAAAATAAGAGATATACTGTCCAACCAATATAATATCCCAAGAGAAAAAATAGAGGTTATATACAACCCTCACAATATCCAAAACTACCTAAAACTATCAGAAGAACCGATAGAAGATGAATACAGGGAAATATTCAAGGATTCCTTTGTATTTATAAACATAGGGAGGCTAATGGAACCAAAAGGACAGTGGTTTTTAATTAGGGCATTTAAAAAAGTTGTTGAAGCACACAGTAATGCAAAACTGATAATCTTAGGAGAAGGAAAATTAAGAAAAGGATTAGAAGATTTAATAAGAAAACTCAACTTAGGAAACAAGGTATTCTTAATAGGAGTTCATAAGAATCCATTTAAATTTTTAAAAAACTCACAGTGTTATGTTCACTCATCCCTGTGGGAGGGCTTACCTAACACGTTAATTGAGGCTTTAACCCTAAATCTTCCAATCATCTCCACAGATTGTGAAACTGGTCCCAGAGAAATCCTCACTCCAGAGTTGGATATCGACAAAAAAATTGATTATCCTTATTTTGGAAAATATGGAATACTAATAAAACCCTTCCCAAGAAAGTACATTTTTAAAGATCTGGAAGAAAAACCTTTGATAGAACAGGAAAAACAATTAGCCGAGTTAATGATCAGGATGATTGAAAATGAGGAATTGAGAAAAAGATATTCTAATGGCTTAGAAAGAGCGAGAGATTTTGATATTGAAAAGATTATTAGGAAGTGGGAAGAAGTGATAAGATGAATGTAGAAATAGATATATTTTCAATTAAATACGAAAACAAAAGAATAGATCTGATTGGTAATCCTTATCAAGCATTAAAAGACCTTGAAAAGTACTTAGATTTTATAACAGAAGTATGTAAAGGGATATGTAAAAATAATAACTTAATAAAAAAAGAATTCGAAAATCTACTATATTACTCTTTTTTATACTACTTAGTAAACTGGGATAATATCTATCACTCTAATCAAGTTCCCTATATTAATTGGTACAACTTTAAAAATAATATATA
The genomic region above belongs to Methanofervidicoccus abyssi and contains:
- a CDS encoding glycosyltransferase — translated: VVSIRNNPLMAYPNETIYGRIHNTLIRLLYPKADKVIVVSKKIRDILSNQYNIPREKIEVIYNPHNIQNYLKLSEEPIEDEYREIFKDSFVFINIGRLMEPKGQWFLIRAFKKVVEAHSNAKLIILGEGKLRKGLEDLIRKLNLGNKVFLIGVHKNPFKFLKNSQCYVHSSLWEGLPNTLIEALTLNLPIISTDCETGPREILTPELDIDKKIDYPYFGKYGILIKPFPRKYIFKDLEEKPLIEQEKQLAELMIRMIENEELRKRYSNGLERARDFDIEKIIRKWEEVIR